Proteins encoded together in one Desulforegula conservatrix Mb1Pa window:
- a CDS encoding integrase core domain-containing protein, whose amino-acid sequence SLKYEEVYLKAYGSMSEARHKIGDYLRFYNTKRPHQSFKNNTPDKTYFEGLEIPIAA is encoded by the coding sequence AGTTTGAAATATGAGGAGGTTTATCTGAAGGCCTATGGAAGCATGTCAGAAGCGAGACACAAAATTGGCGATTATCTGAGGTTCTACAACACAAAAAGGCCTCACCAGAGCTTTAAGAATAATACGCCTGATAAAACATATTTTGAAGGTCTGGAAATTCCAATCGCCGCTTGA